The Oceanococcus sp. HetDA_MAG_MS8 genome contains the following window.
GTTTGGCTACGCCAATACTCGCCCGCTCGCAAGTGCCGCTGAGCTAGGGTGTTAGATTCCTATGCAAGAGCTTATCGCAGCCATAGACTCAAATATCGCCACCGGGAATTGGTACAGCGCGTTGTTTGTGGCCCTCTCACTTCCGGACGTCTGCGGAAAGATCGAATACCCAGAGCGGCATGGCTCCCAAAGAAATTACGCTGATTGGTTCAATCGCTTTGTTGCCGATAGATACACTCATAGAGTGGGAGCAGGTGCAAGAGAGGTGGTTTTCTTGTCCGGCAACGACTGTTACGCCCTTAGGTGTGCATATCTGCATGAGGGCAGTGACGATGTAACTCGGCAAAGGGCACGCGAAGCCGTTGATAAGTTTCATTTCATTGTCGCTCCGCATGGCTGCACCATTCACTGCAACATGATGGATACGAAGCTTCAGTTGCAAGTTGATATTTTCTGTCGTGACATACGTGATGGCGTAATTGAATGGCTAGCATCAATAGAAGGTCACCGCACTAAACGTCAGGCCACACAGCAATTACTTCTGACCTTCCCCCCGCAATTAGAGCCACAGGTTTGATGAGATTTCCAGATAATCAAGTGATCAGGAGATCTCAGAATGAAGAAGCGTTACAGCGAAGAGCAGATCATCAAGGCGATCAAGCGCCACGAGTCTGGCGAGAAGGTTGATGCTATCTGCCGGGACCTTGGGGTTTCGGTCGGCACGTTTTACAACTGGCGGAGCAAGTACGGTGGTCTCGAAGTCAACGAGGCGAAGCGGCTTCGGGAGTTGGAGTCGGAGAACACCAAGCTCAAGCGGTTACTGGCGGAGAAGCTGCTTGAGGTTGAAGCAATGAAGGACGTGCTCTCAAAAAAGTGGTGAAGCCCGCCCAGAAGAAGTCAATAGTGACGCGGCTGATTGAGCAGTTTCAGATCAGCGAGCGTGCGGCATGCGGATTGGCCGGGCTGAGTCGTACAGCGTATCGATACCAGGCTCAGCCGAAGGCTGATGATGCGTTGCGTACTCGTTTACGGATACTGGCTGCAGAGCACTCCTGCTACGGCTATTTGATGCTCCACGGCATGCTCAAGACGGAAGGGCTCGTCATCAACCGTAAGCGGACCTATCGCGTCTACACCGAAGAGAACCTGCAGGTGCGCACGAAAAAGCGCAAGAAACTACAGCGACCTAGGCTGGTCATGGACGTGCCGAGTGGCCCCAATCAACGCTGGTCCATGGATTTCGTGTCTGACCAACTCAGTAATGGTCGACGTTTCCGCGTGCTGAACGTCGTGGACGATTACTCACGTGAAGTGGTCGGCCAACTGACCTCATTCTCCATATCCGGCCAACGCGTCGCCCGGTTCCTCAGTGAGATAGGTGATTGCCGGTCGCTCCCAAAGAGCATTGTCTGCGATAACGGCACCGAATTCACCAGCAAAGCCATGTTCTTCTGGGCTCAAGAAAGCGGAGTAAGACTGGCATTCATCCAGCCCGGAAAGCCCACCCAAAACGCTTTTGTCGAGAGCCTCAACGGCAAGTTTCGCAACGAATGCCTCAACCAACATTGGTTCCGTTCGCTACACGATGCTGGCGGGAAGATTCGCCAATGGCGAGACCACTACAACCATATCCGCCCACACAGTTCATTGGGCTATCTATCCCCACTGGAGTTTGCCAAACGAGCTGCGTAGGCTATGCAAAATCTCATCCTGCCAACGGTACTAACCCAGGGGAAAGGTCAATGCCTGCGCCGCTTTTTCCCGCGCCACATAAGACAGAGTACAAGGACATCGGGGGGATATCGGGGACGACCCCTCTAGTGATAAATGCGCTGCAGCCAGGCCCGTGGCTGAAGAGACGGTTGACGCTCCGTTCAACGCCAGTCGACGACCCCCTACTCTCCAGCCAACCGCGCCTTCGCCTGCTGCCAGCGCTGCTCCAGCTCATCCAGTGACAAGCCCTGCCACTGCTCGCCAGCCTCATCCATCCCTTGCTGCATTTGCGTGAGGCGCTGATCAAAGCGGGAGGCGGCATCCTCCAGCGCCTGCTGCGTATCCACTTTGAGACAGCGGGCCAGATTCACCAGGGTGAACAACACATCACCCAGCTCATGGCTAATATGGGATGGCTGGCCTTCTTCTATGGCTTCGCGCAGTTCGGCGGTTTCTTCACTGAGCTTGTCCAGCACTGGGGGCAACGTAGTCCAGTCAAAGCCCAAGGTGGCCGCTTCGTCCTGCAGGCGCTGGGCGAAGGCTAATGTGCTTTCCCCGGCTCGGGCTTCAGCTTTGCTCCAGCGTGGCATGAAACCTCTCCTGTAAATTCCACAACATTCCGGCGGTGGCGCCCCAAATGCGGTAGCGCCCGTGCTGAAACTCGGCCATGGGCACGCCCAGCTTGGCCATCATGCTGATTTTGTAGCGCCTGGGGTCCAACAAATGGCGCAGGGGTACTTCAAAGATTTCCTCCACCTCGGCCTGGTGGGGATGTGTACCCGCGCCCTCTTCCAGCCACGCTACCACCGGTGTCACGCGATATTTGCTCACCGTAGGGTAATCATCCAGCAGGCCCAGCGGGCTGAGCTCATGGGCACGTAGGCCAGTTTCTTCCTCGGCCTCGCGCAGGGCAGTGCCTAAAGGAAAATGATCATCAGCATCCGCCCGGCCGCCAGGAAAGCTGATCTGCCCGGCGTGGGTGCGCAGTTGCCGGGTGCGCACGGTGAGTACCACGCGGGGATCGGGCCAGGTGCGGCGCACAGCCACCAAGACCGCCGCCGGTTTCAGCCGCTTGCTCCAATTGTTGCCCAGCAGCTTATCCACCGCGCTGGGCACACCTAAATCCACCATTTGGCGCGGAGCTGGTGTATCCAGAGGCTTCAAACAAGCCTGCAGCCGATGGCTAAGCTCCGAGTTGGACAAATGTTCCGCAGGGGCGGAGCTCATGCTGCCAGTAGCTCATCCAAGCTGCGTTGATCAGCAGCAAAACGGCGAATACCTTCCAAGAGCTTTTCACCCGCCATCGCATCTTCTGCCAAACCCATGCGGAACTCCGATTCATGGGGAACCGCGGGCCAGTCTTGATGAGCGGGCAGGCGTCCAATGGCCGCCTCCACACCCCCAGTGCGCTCGCTCAGGCTGTCGAGCAAATCGGGAGCGACGGTGAGCAAGTCACAGCCAGCCAAGGCCAATACCTGCTCCACCGAGCGAAAGCTGGCGCCCATCACCAAGGTGGCATATCCATGCTGCTTGACCCAGGCCTGGATTCGTCGCACCGACAACACGCCGGGGTCATCATCTGCCTCCGTCACGCTGTGGCCCTGGGCCTTGTACCAATCGCTAATCCGCCCAACGAATGGCGAAATTAAGTGAATACCACCAGCAGCACAGAGCTGCGCTTGGCTGATATTAAAGATGAGTGTGAGGTTGGTCTTAATGCCGCGTGACTCTAGAACCTGAGCCGCGCGAATGCCCTCCCAGGTCGCCGCCACTTTAATGAGGATGCGCTGAGGATCGCCGCCATGGTGCACCACGGCCTCCAGCAGCTGGTCGGCGCAAGCAATGGTGCCAGAGGTATCGAAAGACAGCGTTGCGTCTGCCTCCAATGACACCCAGCGCTCCACATCTTGCTGAATGCGGCTGGCAAAGCGTGCCCCGAGGCTGTAGCGCTTTTGCGCGGCAGACACTGCCATGGCTCGCGTTTGTTGCAGCCACTCCTGTACCTCGGCAGAGTCGCTGCGCGCTGCCTTGAGAATTAAGCTGGGATTCGTTGTGGCATCGACGGGTTTAAGTCGCGCAATCGACGCAAGATCGCCGCTGTCGGCGACAATAGTCGACAGTTGCCGCAACTCGGCTAAAGCATTGCTCATGTTGAAGTCCTTATGACGGATTTACCCACCCTGCACTGTGCGCTGGACCCGCAGGATCCTGTGGCGGCGCAGTGTCAGCACGCGGCGGACTCGCCTTGGATTCTAACCCGCGATATCGAAGGTCGTTTGAATCTGAAGGATGATCGACAGCCCCGCCAACGCCCGCTCATCATCGACTTTCATAGCGATGACATCCGCCGACGAATTTCGGGAGGGCGCAAAGACCTGCTGGCACGGGCCCTGGGCTATAAAAAAGCCCCCTGGCAGGTACTAGACTTAACTGGCGGCCTGGGCCGAGATGCGGCCACATGTGCCGGACTCGGCATGCAAGTCACCGTGTTTGAGCGCAACCCCGTACTGGCCATGCTGCTCCAAGAAGCCATCCAACGAGCTCCTGAGGCTATGGCTCATAACCTTTGCTGGGGCGGCCATCAGGCAGCGCCAGATGATTGGCGTGGTGCCCAAGCCGTGATGTACGACCCCATGTATCCCGGCAGTGGTAATCACAAGGGCGCTGCCCCCGGCCTGCAAACCCAGCAATTGCGCGCCTTGGTGGGCCATGACGAGGATGTGGAGCACACCTTCGCCAGCCTCAGAGCACATCCACCCAAGCGGCTGGCCATCAAGCGCCCGCCCCGTGGGCAGCGTGTGCAACTCGGCGAACCCAGCCTGAGCATGCGTGGGGGCCGGGTGCATTGGGATATTTATCTTGCTCCTTAAAACGACGGAAATGGCCAGCTCCCATCGTGGCGCCTTTAGGCCGCGCCAGCGCCACACGAACATAAGGCTTGTTAGGGTCAATCGTGCTGTGACGATGCTTGTGTCGGCCTAACTGCTGCCCGGCTAAGATTCACCCTCCCGCCACCGAGTTCGGTGGTCACCTAGTGCCAGCCCCTTTTCGTGTTGACTAAACCTCTATGAAACTGATTGCCGCCGGTATCTGCTTCTTGGCTTATGTACTCTGCCGCATGGCACTGGGTCGCCTGATTCGACGGCTGTCGCATCACAAAGAGGTTTCGCCTGCTCGCAGTGCCTATGTCGCACGCACCCTCAACATCGCCCTGTTCTTGAGCTTCTTCACCATTGCCATGCTGACGATTGGCATCGGCTACGGGGAGGTGTCGGTCTTTTTTTCGTCCATTTTTGCCGTGATCGGCATTGCCCTCTTCGCCACCTGGTCGATTTTGAGCAATCTCACGGCCAGCCTGATTATCTTTTTCGCCTTTCCCTATCGGGTCGGCCATCGCATCAAGGTGGTCGACAAGGACGAGGACATTCAAGGCGTGATTCAGTCCATCGAGCCCTTCCATGTTCTCATCCTCAGGGACCGCGGCGATGTGGTCACTTACCCCAATAATCTAATTTTGCAAAAGGCCGTGATCCGCCTCGATGATGGCCCCACAGACAAACCCGAGCAGCCAGAGTCGGATTGAACTGCTCCCAATCCGACCCTGGCTCTGCGCTTCTAACTAACGGCGCTCTACCACCCCATCGCGCAGAATCGTCACCGACTCCACGGGGGCAGCGGCCAGCTCCTCGTCACAGAAGGGTGGGTCTACCCAAATGCCTTGGGAGTATTTGATCTGCTGTTCGTCCGCACGTAGCCAAGCATGCTGACTACGCTGGCTCCCCAGCAGGAGCGTGCGATCGTCGGGACAGCGACCATCCGCGAAAAACTGGGTGGTCTGCACAAAGCTGGGGCCACCGCCGCCAGCGCCGATATGGTCGCCCCGCCAGCGTACATTCATGGCGTTGAAGAGACCTAGCGTGCCGGCGCCGCCATGCAAAGGCGCACGAGTCACGCCGTACTCACTGAGTTGGTAGTCACGTAAGCTCGCATCCAGAGGAATCCCAGCGGTTGCGAACTCTTTGACCGTATCGGCCAGCGCCGTGTAGGCCGGCAAGTAGGCTGGGTTCAGGCCTGAAGGGGTGTTGACCGGATCCGAGGGATCAAAAGGCTGCAGCCAGAATGGTGCAACGGATACCCCGGCATAACTCAGGGTGAAGTCCAGGTCGGCCAAAGCCAAGCTAGAAAAGCGATAAAACAAAACCGCACCGGGGTCATCCAAAGAATTGGTCCGCCCCCAACTCTCCAGTACATCACAGGCTTCGCCCACATCAACGAGCTCGGGCGCACCTGAGCCATCGTGCGTAGCAGGCATTTGCCCACCGACCGCGCGGCAGTAGCTCACCAGATCATCCACCCACAGCTCACCGAACATATTGCGATTGGAGAAGAGCAGATCCTGCAAGTCTTGGCGATTGAAGGTGGTCTTGCCCGCGCCATCTAAGCCATCCAAGCGATCCAGAATCATGCGGTGACCGATGCGGGTGCGCGTTGCCCGCTGGGAGTTCTCCGGCCCGAATACCCGCGAATAGCCGGTTAAGGGTGCACGGGCATTGGTCAGCCAATGGCTTTCGTTGGAGTTGGACACATAGTCCTTGCGCTTGATCACCGGCTGCAGGGATGCCGGCATGGTCTTCGGCGCAACCGAGTCTGGGGCTGTTGGCACATCACAGGCCGACAAGGCTCCATTGAGTACGGCGACGGCGAAGGTATTCCACAGCACCTGACCCACTGCGGTATTGCACAGGGCGGCATGCTCATTGGAGATGTTGGGCACCGTTCCCACATCCGTGAACAGGGTATCGCCGTTAGAGTCAGCCACAGTGGTGGTGGCCCAGGGATTGCCGACCCATTTGGCATGCGCGGCGTAGTGCTCATCCACAGTTTGCGCCTGATTCGATTCCCAGAATTGGTTGGCAATACGCGCACTACCGGTATTCATATCGATCATGGCGAAAGCCGTGGCCTGGGTCCAGGGCAGCAGGTCGATGCCTAGAATCGAGGTGGTCACTGGGCCGTAGATGCTGGAATAAAAGGTATGGCTGCGGGTGCCAATACTGCCGTCTTCTTCTAGCACCTCAATGCTGACCTCGGTGGCCTCCATGTCCATCACTTGGCCATCGACAATGTATTGGGTGGGGCTGCCGGGCACCAGGGTCAGTTGCGCCAAAGCCAAGCGGCGCGCCGCCGAAACCGTATGCGACCAGGCCACATTCTCGTTATGCCCGATCATGATGAGTGGCTGGCCAATAAAACCCATACCGGAGGTGTGCAGCTCGTCGGGAATTTGTACATGCATCTGCCAGAAGCGATCGAAACCATCCCAGGTCCAATGCGGGTTTGCGAGCAGTAGACCAGAGCCGTTATCCGTAGCCTCGGAGCCCAAGCCCACCGCATTGGACCCGCCATTCTCTATCCGCTCGGCAAACGCTTGGCCGAGGGCCAGAATATGCTCGGGCTGCACCGCCCCTGCCCCACCGTCAATCTCATCGAGTAGGGCATTAACCTGATCGGCCACGTCGGAGTACACCGGAACACGACCAAACAAGGGCACCTCTGTAGGCAGGCGAGGCGCTGTGGTCAGACTGGGCGGGGTGGCTTGAATCATGCCGCGCCACACCAAATCACGCCCGCCTTTGCCAATCAGCTCGTACAGGCGTCGCGCCACGTCCATCCGGTCGATAGGCCGCACATGGTCAGCCCCCCGACATTCTGGGTCTGGCAAGTTGTCTACGCCGTGATGGGCCAGATAGGTGTTGTAGCCCTCGATGTAGCCGTCGAGCAGGTCCAATACCTCTTGGGTAGGACCATGCGGCGGCGGAGCATTCAGGATTTCTTCTAAGTTGGCGGTTTTGTTGATGTAGGCATTGAACAGATTCAGATCAATGCGGCCGCGGCCAAGGTATCGACCCTCGTACTTGGCGCCCTCCCCGGCATAGTTGGCCCACATGGCAGCCAGAATGCAGAAGTTGTCCTCGGCCTGAGCAAAGCCCACTCCATAACCTAAACCTTTGGGGTTCGCGGCCACAATGTTGGGGATGGAATGCTCGGTGCGGATGATCTTCACCTCACTGCTGCCGCCAGCATCACCCGCGCTCGCCCTGAAGCTGCCAGCCGAATCACGGCCACCGTTACACGCCACCAAGGCGCAGCCCATCGCCACTGCGGCGACTACTCGAATCCACATTGCATTGTCTCCTCGTCCGCCGCTGACATTGGCCAGCTGGTTCCATGCGGAGGCGGGATGCTATGACCGTAGTCCTTCTACGTCAATGACGTGTCGCAGCCTTCGGCAGGCAAACTCTAGTCGCCGTCTGCCAAAAACCCCTGAGAGGCACCAAGGGAGCGAAAGTGACACCGAGATGTGGCAAATACCCAGTAGACGCGCATATTCGTTCAAAAAGCTCGGAAATCTCCGCTAAACTGCGCCGCCAGAGAACCGGGGTAGTTCCCTTGGGAGGAGACAAGTTTGAAACATCAGCTTTTGGCAGCAGGCGCCCTATTGGCGACTAGCCTACTCACCGCATGCGACGATAGCGACCCAACGGGGCGGGATTCTCAGTTCGACAGTGCTGAGCCCACACCGAGCGCGACTCCTGCGCCTAGCGCAACACCAACCCCTAGCGTCGTACCCTCAGCATCACCAAGCCCTCAGCCTACAGCTGTTCCCAGCGCACCTCCGGTTACGCCTAGCCCCTCCGTTACGCCCAGCCCGTCTACAACACCCGCGCCCACCACATCGCCTAGCCCTACGGCCACTCCTACGCCAACACCTCCGCCGCCCGCGGCGAAATCCGATATCGACGATATCTATGGCGCCGCAAATGACTGCTTCACCCTGCGTAGTGATGACTTCAGCCTCGCTCACAACGCCGCGGAGGACGCTTACACCACTACGAACGACCCAGCCCAGGCGCAAGCCTTCTACTTCAAACCTACCAATTTGGGTCGCTATCTGCTGCTCTCCGACTACATGCGTGAGCCTGGAGAGGTAGGCACCAAAAAGCTGTTGGGCCTGTCCGATCAATTCGGCGAGTTTCTTGATGAGGCCGGGAACTTAGTTGGCGAGGTCGGCGTTCTGGTTCGCGCCCTCGGTGATATGGCGGACTTCTTTATCGACATCGCCGACCCCGACGACGACACTTTGCAAACCCTAGGTCGGCTGATTGAGTCTGGAGCTCAGATGATCGCTGCGCAGGACGTTATGCCCACCCTGGCTATGGTCGATCGCGCCAACGACCTCGCCGTATGGGAGCTTGTGGAGCTTGGCAATGGCCGCTTTGGCGTCGCCCAGGCCCACACCGGACAGCGGCTGGTGCTGAGCGAATCTGGAATCGGGCTCACGGATTCCGATACATCCGCGCCAGAAGCCAGCTTTTTGATTCAAAGCGCGGAAAGCTGTGATGCGTATCCTGAGGCGGAGCTCAATGCCACCGTCGCCGACATCGGCCCGGCCAAGTTTTTGAGCGAGGTGGAGTTGTTCGCCGCGGAAAAATCTGCCGGCCTCATTGATGAGGATGACGTGTACGGCTTTGTGGATGCGCATGCTCATATCTCCGCCTATGAGTTCATTGGTGGACGCATCAACTAT
Protein-coding sequences here:
- a CDS encoding CoA pyrophosphatase, with amino-acid sequence MSSAPAEHLSNSELSHRLQACLKPLDTPAPRQMVDLGVPSAVDKLLGNNWSKRLKPAAVLVAVRRTWPDPRVVLTVRTRQLRTHAGQISFPGGRADADDHFPLGTALREAEEETGLRAHELSPLGLLDDYPTVSKYRVTPVVAWLEEGAGTHPHQAEVEEIFEVPLRHLLDPRRYKISMMAKLGVPMAEFQHGRYRIWGATAGMLWNLQERFHATLEQS
- a CDS encoding IS3 family transposase (programmed frameshift) encodes the protein MKKRYSEEQIIKAIKRHESGEKVDAICRDLGVSVGTFYNWRSKYGGLEVNEAKRLRELESENTKLKRLLAEKLLEVEAMKDVLFKKVVKPAQKKSIVTRLIEQFQISERAACGLAGLSRTAYRYQAQPKADDALRTRLRILAAEHSCYGYLMLHGMLKTEGLVINRKRTYRVYTEENLQVRTKKRKKLQRPRLVMDVPSGPNQRWSMDFVSDQLSNGRRFRVLNVVDDYSREVVGQLTSFSISGQRVARFLSEIGDCRSLPKSIVCDNGTEFTSKAMFFWAQESGVRLAFIQPGKPTQNAFVESLNGKFRNECLNQHWFRSLHDAGGKIRQWRDHYNHIRPHSSLGYLSPLEFAKRAA
- a CDS encoding mechanosensitive ion channel family protein, with translation MKLIAAGICFLAYVLCRMALGRLIRRLSHHKEVSPARSAYVARTLNIALFLSFFTIAMLTIGIGYGEVSVFFSSIFAVIGIALFATWSILSNLTASLIIFFAFPYRVGHRIKVVDKDEDIQGVIQSIEPFHVLILRDRGDVVTYPNNLILQKAVIRLDDGPTDKPEQPESD
- a CDS encoding transaldolase — its product is MSNALAELRQLSTIVADSGDLASIARLKPVDATTNPSLILKAARSDSAEVQEWLQQTRAMAVSAAQKRYSLGARFASRIQQDVERWVSLEADATLSFDTSGTIACADQLLEAVVHHGGDPQRILIKVAATWEGIRAAQVLESRGIKTNLTLIFNISQAQLCAAGGIHLISPFVGRISDWYKAQGHSVTEADDDPGVLSVRRIQAWVKQHGYATLVMGASFRSVEQVLALAGCDLLTVAPDLLDSLSERTGGVEAAIGRLPAHQDWPAVPHESEFRMGLAEDAMAGEKLLEGIRRFAADQRSLDELLAA
- a CDS encoding class I SAM-dependent methyltransferase, whose amino-acid sequence is MTDLPTLHCALDPQDPVAAQCQHAADSPWILTRDIEGRLNLKDDRQPRQRPLIIDFHSDDIRRRISGGRKDLLARALGYKKAPWQVLDLTGGLGRDAATCAGLGMQVTVFERNPVLAMLLQEAIQRAPEAMAHNLCWGGHQAAPDDWRGAQAVMYDPMYPGSGNHKGAAPGLQTQQLRALVGHDEDVEHTFASLRAHPPKRLAIKRPPRGQRVQLGEPSLSMRGGRVHWDIYLAP
- a CDS encoding penicillin acylase family protein, translating into MWIRVVAAVAMGCALVACNGGRDSAGSFRASAGDAGGSSEVKIIRTEHSIPNIVAANPKGLGYGVGFAQAEDNFCILAAMWANYAGEGAKYEGRYLGRGRIDLNLFNAYINKTANLEEILNAPPPHGPTQEVLDLLDGYIEGYNTYLAHHGVDNLPDPECRGADHVRPIDRMDVARRLYELIGKGGRDLVWRGMIQATPPSLTTAPRLPTEVPLFGRVPVYSDVADQVNALLDEIDGGAGAVQPEHILALGQAFAERIENGGSNAVGLGSEATDNGSGLLLANPHWTWDGFDRFWQMHVQIPDELHTSGMGFIGQPLIMIGHNENVAWSHTVSAARRLALAQLTLVPGSPTQYIVDGQVMDMEATEVSIEVLEEDGSIGTRSHTFYSSIYGPVTTSILGIDLLPWTQATAFAMIDMNTGSARIANQFWESNQAQTVDEHYAAHAKWVGNPWATTTVADSNGDTLFTDVGTVPNISNEHAALCNTAVGQVLWNTFAVAVLNGALSACDVPTAPDSVAPKTMPASLQPVIKRKDYVSNSNESHWLTNARAPLTGYSRVFGPENSQRATRTRIGHRMILDRLDGLDGAGKTTFNRQDLQDLLFSNRNMFGELWVDDLVSYCRAVGGQMPATHDGSGAPELVDVGEACDVLESWGRTNSLDDPGAVLFYRFSSLALADLDFTLSYAGVSVAPFWLQPFDPSDPVNTPSGLNPAYLPAYTALADTVKEFATAGIPLDASLRDYQLSEYGVTRAPLHGGAGTLGLFNAMNVRWRGDHIGAGGGGPSFVQTTQFFADGRCPDDRTLLLGSQRSQHAWLRADEQQIKYSQGIWVDPPFCDEELAAAPVESVTILRDGVVERR